In Gadus morhua chromosome 9, gadMor3.0, whole genome shotgun sequence, the sequence acacacacacaccccttaggCACTTATTGTATGGTCTACGTCCCGGCACCTAATGTATGcaccttactgtaccgacagtggtatattgttgtttctctttcttctgacaaatgtaaaagcgtctgctaaacgccctcaatgtaaatgtagatggattgtctgtctgtctcctcgcCTCCTGTCTGTATTACTCTGTTTCTCTGGGCCCCTGAGGCGGTGGCATTGGGGCCCCCCACTGACCTGTGAGGAACTCCTTGCGCACTTTGAAGGTGTCGATCAGCGGGGTGAGGATGCCCTCGATGGTGCCGAACATGCTGCCCAGGCCCAGGTTGATCAGCATGAGGAAGAACATCACCGACCAGAACGGGGAGGCCGGGAAGTGCGTCATGGCCTCCGTGAAGGCGATGAAGGCCAGACCGGTGCCCTGCACGgcctgcagagagacagagagtgggggGCAACCGGTcagcagagaaacagagagagaggggggggggcccagcaccaggcagagagaggggcctCGATGGAGCCCTGAGCTGGGGCCCCACCAGCACCAGGTAGAACTTGTTTACCAGACACTAATGAGTGTGTTTCAGTGGTTTACCAGAGGCGGTCTCTGCTGTTTCACTCTgttcctggttcttgtttgaTACTCTTTTCCCGAGCTAGACGTATGAATGAATCCCGTCTTTGAGACGCTAACCCTGATCGTTTCCTCGACGCGCCCAGTCCCTTAAACACGATCGGCTCCATTATGCCCTCTTTAGCCTGGGCTGGTCTCGGGTTTTGTCCCCGTTTCTTCCCCAGATGGGTGCCAGCGTGGCCGTCTAACCCCTCCTCCATTAttcagacggggagagagacgaCTCAACGCAAGGAAGTCCTGATGAAGACTGCCCTGTAGGCCGGTGGTTCTCTAACTCTTTCTGCCAGTGTACCCCCACTAAGATATATTACCACAGAATAATTTTAGGTTAATCGTTTTTTAAATGAACATAAACAATGTATGAGCGTACAATAGGCAGAGTgaacatgaacattaaaaggGCGTAAATGCTCACAATCTAGTGAGAAACATGGGCCTGTACTTTATGCCACTGTTGGCAAAATTTCAACCCCGTATATTCCTCCTGAAGCTGATGACAATTTGGTGTTTCTGGCTGTGCTTTATTTTTCACTGattctcctttctccttgtgttcagatttacatttcaactACTTGAACTTTTTCCAGATTTTCTTTTGTCTGCTTTCAGAATTGAAACTTGCTCATtttgaaataaatcaaattaaataCTCCAAAGAACCCCTATGGGTACGCGTACCCCCTTTTGAGGAGCACTACTGTAGGCAATATGCCTGTAGTGACGCAGGCTCTATTCCTCCCTGCTGCCCTAACGATAAAACACGAGTGTTCGGGACATGAAGGCTCGTTTATCTTCATGACGTCGTTGACCCTCACCTCAGTGTCCAGAGACCGCGTGATGTGGAAACCCATAGAAACATGCATTCGGAAAACTATCAAATCAAGGACATAATTCTTTTTTATGGCCTGTGGTTATGGgtatggttttgtgtgtgtgtgtgtgcgtgtagttgactagtgtgtatgtgtatgtgtgcgtgtgtgtatgtgtgtgtgtaccttgttgAGCTCCTCCtcgatgctgtgtgtgtgtgtgtgtctctctctctatttgtgtTTCTCtatttgtgtccgtgtgtgtgtgtgtgtgcatttctctgtgtgtgtgtcatcatgtgtttgtgtactttgTTGAGCTCCTCCTTGAtgctgcagggtgtgtgtgtgtgtgtgtgtgtgtgtgtgtgtgtgtgtgtgtgtgtgtgtgtgtgtgtgtgtgtgtgtgtgtgtgtgtgtgtgtgtgtgtgtgtgtgtgtgtgtgtgtgtgtgtgtgtgtgtgtaccttgttcAGCTCCTCCTCGATGCTGCAGGTTTCCAGGCCCAGGCTGGGGTAGTccgcccccttctcccccctgaTGATGTCCGTCAGCTTCTGGTAGTCCTCGGCGCTGACCTCCGTCAGGTTGATGTGGGCCGGGATGAGGTTGCGGCTCAGCTGGTTGCCTAGCAACGCCACGATCCTCTTGGTGTTCCTGGGAGGGACCGAGGGGACGCAAAAGGGTTAAACTAATTAACTTATTAACAAATTAACTAAAATTGCTTTTATTACCAGGAGGGGGGACAAAATATCGATAAGGCCCTTCTTTGTGCTACAAAGAAtgtcattatatatttatatatttttgttattatttatttttatttattaggatttgtttttgcatttttatgctttattcatGAAAAGTTAGACAGAAAAACATTGCCCCAAATGTAAATATTAAATTGATAAAATACGGTGCCCTAAaggccacacatgcacacgtgcacagacatgcacacacaggagcTGCAGAAGAGGCCGGTGcttacacagtcacacacttgGCGCTCATGATGTTGGCCTTGAAGCCGAGCACGGCGAACACCACCAGGGTGGCGAGCACCGAGGTGAAGAAGTTTATGAAGGACACCATCACCGCGTCAAAGTGGCAGTTGTTGTCCCGCTTGTTGTAGCTGGAGAAGGCGATGACCCCGCCGAAACCCAGGCCCAGCGCGAAGAACACCTGGGTGGCCGCCTCACGCCACACCTTGGCCTCCAGCATGATttccagctaggaggagccaatCACAGGTCAGGACATGGTAagagcagccaatcacaggttAGGCGATGTGGTAGAGCTAGGATCAACCAATCACAGGTCAGGAAATGGTAggatcagccaatcacaagtgAAGACATGTGGTACAGATAGGACCAATCACAGGTCAGAACAAATGGTACAGCTAGGATAAACCAATCACAGGTCAGGACACGTGGTAGGGCTAGGATCGACCAATCACTACGGTTGGTTGGGGACACGGTCCAACGTAATAACGCGTACGTTTTACCCCCAGACAAATCCAGCTCCTCGCTCGTTCAATTTATGAGAGAACTTTCAAATGATTGAAAGGTGCACCATCTCTCTCAGAAGCCCAGCTTACATCATACTGGGACATAACCATCAGGATTTTGTGATACACGAGTCCTCAGCAGACCGTGGGCACGAGAGCCGAACTGAAGACCGGAGCCCCGCACACAAAGCAGCTCAGACCCCAGCAGCTCAGCGGGGAACAGCTTGGTCCGTTACCGCGGTCTGCTGTCGCTGGCCAACGGAAGCATCGCGGAAACGAGTCCTGAATACATGTCTTTAGTTGATCGGTTACAGAATGGATTTTTCTCTTTATCTGTTTCCGTGGCAACTGAAACAGTTTGCTCAGAACAAGTGTTCCGAGCTTTACAATCCCCGTTGGGATTACTGGGGCTACGTCGGTTGGGTTGGGAGATGAACGActgaataaaatacatttacagttaggatttatccaaagcgacctacaataagtaaatttttcagaaaaaagagaaacaacaatatatcgctggtACAGTAAgcaagtgccaagcacaaacAATCTCTGTTATCCCATTCctcgtatacaacaaagatagctaggataagacgctacatgATGTTAAgcacatttttaagtgccaggacgtacaacatacaataagtgcgtacattaagtgacAATAGATAGAATAGAGAGACGAAGGACACCATCACCGCGCCTGTTTCAATGCTGAACAAACAGGAAAAAACACTGACAATCCACAGTGAACTCAGGAggacatgtggctcaggaggtagagcgggttggctggtaaccggaaggttgctagttcgatccccggctcctactACCTTCTGTCTCGCTcaagtgtccctgagcgagacacctcaccctaactgcttctgacgagctggctgtcggcttgcgtggttgacaccgccgtcggtgtgtgcatgtgtgcatgaatgtttaAATGTGCCAATATTCTAAaacgctttgagtggccactggttagaaaagcacagTATAATGCAGTCAAATCACGGTTTACAAAGGGTCCCTGATGCTCGTTACCTTGGGGGTGAACATGTGACGGATTCCGTCCCAGGAACCCTTGAGCAGCAAGGCCCGGACCAGGAAGCAGATCAGCACCACGTAGGGGAACAGCGAGCTGAAGTACATCACCTGTAACCAATCACAGCGTCAGTCAGCCATTCATCCTCCACACCCAACCCCCTGGAGGGCTGGCTACAGGGTGAGGTATCAGAAGGTGAGGACACACGCTACCCCTCCTTTTATCGTTGTTATCAATTCATAAAATGGTCTatgaaatacaatataagggagcaagtatatatatatatgacattgATTAATAGTAGTGATCATACATGATACATTAATTACCTTGTACATTAGATTCTTCAAATCATCATTAGTGGGTTTGCATTGcaaaaaatgaaatatttgGGAACTTAAGGAAGATAAGATACTTAATGAATCACGGATGGCTGAAACTAAACAGGCTTCTATTTGACTGAGAAGCATTTATGTATGATTTGTTTTAGAAAACCTTTTCTGATTTTATCAACATTGCAATCATTGATCTTTTTTGATTAAAGATaagtaattaattattaaatctATACTAATTTTCCAGTTCATAAGATATTGAATCAATTGTATGACTGCATTTGTTTATTGAAGAATAACGATCTGCTGTCATTAGCAGCAGAGGATAGCAGCATCTGGCTCGTTAGCGTCTCGTTAAGTAATCTGCGCTCTTTAAACACTGGACAGGAGCAGAACTCTAGGTTCTGCCCCTCCATCTGCCCCCATCTGCCCTCCTTCTTCCCGCCTGGCCCTTGAAACTCCCGCCAAGCCATAAAGAGCGGGATCACCATGGCAATCAAGAAGGGCTGTtgtccacccccccacccccgcacccccacacccccaaacccccacacaTAGAAATGGGAGGGAAATGCTAATGACGCTAGCGGGGTCTCCCTCGGATCAGGGCCTTTTGTGAGGATGCCTATATAAGGGCATTAATATTCTTTTGTAGCGCGGCGCTCTGAGTTAGCTTCAAAGGCGCTCCAGCTAGCTTGGCCTCCTTTCAGAGAGGAGAAATACTCGGGCGTTCTCTGTCCGGCCAACGCCGAGcgagacccctccccccccccccacccacgatGGCAGTTGAAGTGACACTGGCCAACTGTACCGCTGGCTGCCGCCGTGTGTGGCTTCACTAATCCGTCTCCGCGCTCAGACGTAAAGCTTTTTTCTCTATGGTTTAAAATAACCAAAAAAGTgaaataacaaataaaggcCGTGGCTGTGAACGGTGCATTATGCTTTGAACGACGAAGGCGGCCGGTTTAGTGCGCCACTAATGTGTTCACCTGAAGATCCTTTGTCTCTCTGACAAGAGATAACGGCCTTCACAGCGATAAACGTGTCGGTTGGGCTAATGAAGTTGAGTGAGATGTTGCTAACGTTAGTCGCTAACGCTAGTCCTTGATAGCTAACGTTAGTCATCGTTatcaggaggggaggagagttcAGGATATTAACCATCGGCTGTCTTTAGAGAACGTTTATTTTACCACAAATGAATCTCTTAAAGTCTTTTGTGACACAATTGTCATTTGATATGAGAACAAAAATGACTGGAAGCTAAGGTTAGCGATTTAGCGCCCAGGCTAGGACTAGCCTCCATATGCAAGTCCGAATGACATCAACTGTACGATGTAAGAAAAGGTAAAATGAAAGGAAATGAAAATAATTTCACCCAAACGACATAGAGGGATTAAATCTAAGGCTGCATTGGGGACAGAAAAGGGTTACTTCAGCTCAGCTTGAGGCGCTGCCTGCAGTCCAAACGTCCTCAATTCATCCATGAAACCGAAGGGACCAGGagctttttaataaaaataaaaaacacttcAAATAAATATGTGCGTTTAAAGAAGTATCATTTCTCCAGATGACGTGGATTCGATCAGGGCCGGTCTAGTCGCCTTGTGTTACCCTGTTGGTCCAAACGGGGACAGAAACGCGCTCACCGCTCTAAAAGTGCGCCCTTCGTTTTTTCCGGCCAGTTCTCTTTTTATTGCGTTTCCAGGACATCGCCGCCTCAAGCCACGAGGtgcaggaagagggagagaagaagtaGTGTAACCAGCACCCGAGCGAGTGTTgtggccccccggcccccccaaccccccctggAACCTCACCTTCCCAGAGGACTGGATCCCCTTGATCATGGCTAGGCACACCATGGTCCAGGCCGCCAGCAGACACACGGTCATCCTCCAGTTGAGCTTGGCGCCCTCCGAGATGGAGTCGGAGATGTCCAAGGCCTCGCGGTACCAGTAGTACGTGGTGGCGGAACTCTTCTCGCACTCCGGCACCACATCTGGAGAACGAGACAACGGGCTATGGGTTAGTGTCAGGAGACGGAGTGCATCGCTGGAAATTAATTCAAATCATGTCGACTTTTATAAACGATTCTTCAACAGCTAGAACGTTCAGCGATGGGGGCctagagttgttccgataccgataccagtatcAGAAATTCCTAGGGTATCGGCGAGTAAGCAAGTTTATGCGCTGATCCGATACCATCACATAACTAGCTCCTTTACTACTCAGGCAGAGAACATCAAACTCTATGGTGTAATGCTGCATTCGTTAACGGCCGGAGGTGGAAAGTAGGAATAGTAAACGCGTAGCCTCCGATCTACGTGTGCTTGAGCTACAAAGTCGCAAAAACACGGATGCATGGACGCTTAACTACAAGAATGCTTCAGGAAGTTCAGGAATCGGAATCTGTATCTTGAAGGAAAAAACTGACCTGAACATCTCTAGATGATTCTATCTGTGAGGAGCGGACGAGCCCATGATATGAAGTGGTGTGATGATGACAGGGTTAGGTGATAAGGTGATACGGTGAGCATCTTACAGGTGCTGTTCTGCTCCTTGATGAGGGGACACTCGTGCCAGGGCAGGGGCTGCTGGAAGGACTGGGAGAAGTAGAAGAGGCTCCAGCTGATGATCACGTTGTAGTAGAGCGCCACGAAGAAGCACACCTGCAGGGTCAGcacaggggtcaggggtcagcacAGGGTCAGCACATGGATCAGCACAGGGGTGGGGGCCAGGTGAGAGGCCCAGGTGTGAGGGTCAGGACTGAGGGCCAGGTGTATCGTCATATATGTTTTGTGTCTTGAGGATGTTTTAGTCAAATTATTGCATGCATTTTCTCTTCTATTAATTACTGAGAATTTAATCAAAGAGAATTTAACTCAATAGAATTAGAAACAGAAGATAGATCAACATTATGTCATCTTTTCATTGGTCGTTCCACATTGGTAGTTTCAGTATCGATGTTTATGTTTTCACCAGACCAATAAGAGGCTTTGGGTTCTGATCAGCTCTGTACTGCTCTGGCTGAACGTTCTAACTCTCTGTTTAGCTCAGGGAACGCTCTCTGCTGCATCAGAGGAATCCAGGAGGATCAACCCTTCATGATTCACCAGCTGTGAGTCATTACCTTCTCCTGGTACCTTAAAGACTCTGAATGCATGCTAACGACTCACTGTTGTAAATACATTAAGGTACAAGTCTGCAGGCAAACATTTGGGTTTTACATTAAATGCTTGTATAATAGCCACGGATGTCATTTCAAGATttagtaaaataataataataataataatacatttcatttagaggcgcctttcaaggcacccaaggtcaccttacagagcataaagtcatcataaatcgtttaaaaacaagacattgtggaaaaaaagaaataaaacaaaaacaagacaaaacaaacaaacaaacaagacagtgatcagttagacgttgtctAACTAAAATCACCAATACTACCCTTTTATATGTAttgcacaaaataaaaactataaaaaaatgTAGCCATTTCTAAGAGCCTTTAATCCCTGACGTCTGGGCCAACGACCGGTAGCCCTTGTTCAACCCGTGCAGTGTTCTGAGCCAATAATCCAGGTTCACTTGAGTGGATGTTGGGTGAATGTgatgtgtatatgcgtgtgtgcacgtacataggtgtgtctgcgtgtgtttgcgtatgtctagacatcaatccatccatctctctctctgcccctatctccctcccttcccctcaaACAGATTCgataccccctccctcccagaccaATGTgacaatccctccctccctcaacccaGAAAGATGTGAGCCCCCCGCTCCCCCAACCCAGAAAGATGTGAGCCCCCCGCTCCCCCAGACAGATgtgagcccccctcccccccagacagATGTtagaccccctcctccccagacaGATGTgaaccccccggccccccagacAGATGTgggaccccctcctcccagacccaccaGACAGCTGGCGAAGCCGATGCCCCCCAGGCGGGGGCTGATGTAGTTCCAGACCCCGATGCTGCCCCTCCGGATGCGCTGGCCCACCGCCAGCTCCAGGAAGAAGAGCGGGATCCCAATCAGGATCAGCAGGATGAGGTAGGGAACCAGGTAGGCTCCTGGGGACCAAAAACCAGAGACCAGTTAGAGACCAGTTAGAGACCAGCAGGATGAGGGAGGGAACCAAGTAGGCTCCTGGGGACCAGAGACCAGTTAGAGACCAGTTAGAGACCAGCAGGATGAGGTAGGGAACCAAGTAGGCTCCTGGGGACCAGAGACCAGTTAGAGACCAGTTAGAGACCAGCAGGATGAGGTAGGGAACCAGGTAGGCTCCTGGGGACCAGAGACCAGTTAGAGACCAGTTAGAGACCAGCAGGATGAGGTAGGGAACCAGGTAGGCTCCTGGGGACCAGAGACCAGTTAGAGACCAGTTAGAGACCATCAGCATGAGGTAGGGAACCAGGTAGGCTCCTGGGGACCAGAGACCAGTTAGAGACCAGTCAGAGACCAGTTAGAGACCAGTCAGAGACCAGCAGGATGAAGTAGGGAACCAGGTAGGCTCCTGGGGACCAGAGACCAGTTAGAGACCAGTTAGAGACCAGTTAGAGACCAGTTAGAGATATATATAATTAAcatgatatatgtatatatatatatatatata encodes:
- the slc6a15 gene encoding sodium-dependent neutral amino acid transporter B(0)AT2, encoding MPKSSKAVALDDDVTESARDLLSNEEPSEDAFKKSTLIVPREGARKDRDAEGGPASGGEDGDEEEEEEEEEERPAWNSKLQYILAQVGFSVGLGNVWRFPYLCQKNGGGAYLVPYLILLILIGIPLFFLELAVGQRIRRGSIGVWNYISPRLGGIGFASCLVCFFVALYYNVIISWSLFYFSQSFQQPLPWHECPLIKEQNSTYVVPECEKSSATTYYWYREALDISDSISEGAKLNWRMTVCLLAAWTMVCLAMIKGIQSSGKVMYFSSLFPYVVLICFLVRALLLKGSWDGIRHMFTPKLEIMLEAKVWREAATQVFFALGLGFGGVIAFSSYNKRDNNCHFDAVMVSFINFFTSVLATLVVFAVLGFKANIMSAKCVTVNTKRIVALLGNQLSRNLIPAHINLTEVSAEDYQKLTDIIRGEKGADYPSLGLETCSIEEELNKAVQGTGLAFIAFTEAMTHFPASPFWSVMFFLMLINLGLGSMFGTIEGILTPLIDTFKVRKEFLTVGCCLLAFLIGLLFVQRSGNYYVAMFDDYSATLPLLIVVILENVAVAWVYGVDKFFEDLKDMLGFTPFRFYYYMWKYVTPILLLVLLGSSLIQLCMTPPSYNAWIQELAMEKLVEFPPWGVFVCISLVVTAVLPVPVVFFLRYFNVIDDSMGGVGAVSYKKGRIIKEVSRADEDDDASLIHGRSPSEAPSPMPGNSIYRKPAGTGGPDSDTAPNGRYGIGYLMADMPDMPESDL